In Colwellia sp. PAMC 20917, a single genomic region encodes these proteins:
- the speB gene encoding agmatinase, with product MKNIFNQVDESIYSNAMTFLRQPLVQNPIESAADIVVLGLPYDMATTGRSGARMGPTAIRQASINLAWEGKRFPWPFSLLKHCKIIDAGDLVFSPGDSAHFCTQVETAVGQLLDADKTILSLGGDHFVTLPILRAYAKKFGTMALIHFDAHTDTYSNGSCYDHGTMFYHAPKENLIDRDKSIQVGIRTNYKEQDHGFSVINAMQANDMSVSEITALIKARVGDTPVYLTFDIDCLDPAFAPGTGTPVCGGLTTDKVLKILRGLVGINLIGMDVVEVAPSYDHSEVTALAAATIALELAHIWTAKHKLV from the coding sequence ATGAAAAATATTTTCAATCAAGTTGATGAGTCAATTTACTCAAATGCAATGACGTTCTTACGTCAGCCTTTAGTGCAAAATCCCATTGAGTCGGCTGCTGATATTGTTGTTTTAGGCTTACCCTATGACATGGCTACCACCGGGCGCTCAGGCGCTCGAATGGGCCCCACTGCGATTAGGCAAGCTTCAATTAATTTGGCTTGGGAAGGTAAGCGATTTCCTTGGCCTTTTAGCTTATTAAAACACTGTAAAATCATTGATGCTGGCGACTTGGTTTTTTCTCCTGGAGACTCTGCACATTTTTGTACGCAAGTTGAAACGGCTGTAGGTCAGTTACTTGATGCAGACAAAACCATTTTATCGCTAGGCGGCGATCATTTTGTTACTTTGCCGATACTGCGTGCTTATGCGAAAAAATTTGGCACTATGGCACTGATACATTTCGATGCCCATACTGATACTTATAGCAATGGTAGTTGTTATGACCATGGCACTATGTTTTATCATGCGCCTAAAGAAAATCTCATAGATAGAGATAAATCTATTCAGGTCGGTATTCGCACAAATTACAAAGAGCAAGACCATGGTTTTTCTGTCATTAATGCCATGCAAGCTAATGATATGAGTGTCAGTGAGATCACCGCATTAATTAAAGCTAGAGTTGGCGATACGCCAGTTTACTTAACCTTTGATATTGATTGTTTAGATCCCGCCTTTGCTCCTGGTACAGGTACGCCAGTATGTGGCGGTTTAACCACAGATAAAGTGTTGAAGATATTGAGAGGTTTAGTGGGTATTAATCTGATTGGCATGGACGTAGTTGAAGTCGCTCCTTCTTATGATCACAGTGAAGTTACTGCATTAGCCGCTGCAACAATAGCGTTAGAATTGGCACATATTTGGACCGCTAAGCATAAGCTTGTATAA
- a CDS encoding RMD1 family protein, producing the protein MSNLMAGNEVIFSDDKLSVYNFGDNFLSEKSNIDKRFFEGGTRYRDAVQIIVATGEYWIFDYGVVVFWAVAAGERQALINRLKSDNTLYIENIEEHLRFTFSNELIIKKDTIVLPDNDPLTRLAISHALAQSNKLMEFELQAQNKIMDYSHIPEELAKLGKISISQKEIAKIRGTLLSTKSDIILHYGLLDTPDFIWEYPEYEATYERMARYMDIHQRVELLSKKLSTIHELFEMLAAEQKHQHSSFLEWIIIVLIGIEIVLFLVQELKSLAS; encoded by the coding sequence ATGAGTAACTTAATGGCAGGTAATGAAGTCATTTTTAGCGACGATAAATTATCAGTTTATAATTTTGGCGATAATTTTTTATCAGAAAAATCGAATATAGATAAACGCTTTTTTGAAGGCGGTACTCGTTATAGAGACGCTGTACAAATAATCGTGGCAACGGGAGAGTATTGGATATTTGACTATGGTGTAGTGGTTTTTTGGGCAGTAGCCGCAGGTGAACGCCAAGCATTAATCAATCGACTTAAGAGTGATAACACCCTCTATATTGAAAATATTGAAGAACATTTACGCTTTACTTTTTCTAATGAACTGATCATTAAAAAAGATACCATAGTACTACCAGATAACGATCCGTTGACACGTCTTGCGATAAGCCATGCGTTGGCGCAATCAAACAAGTTGATGGAATTTGAACTTCAAGCGCAAAATAAAATAATGGATTATTCTCATATTCCTGAAGAGTTGGCTAAACTGGGTAAAATATCGATTAGCCAAAAAGAAATCGCTAAAATTAGAGGTACGCTACTGAGTACTAAAAGCGATATTATTTTACATTATGGATTACTTGATACCCCAGATTTTATTTGGGAATACCCTGAATATGAAGCGACTTACGAACGTATGGCGCGTTATATGGATATTCATCAACGCGTCGAATTATTATCTAAAAAGCTTTCGACGATTCATGAACTATTTGAAATGTTAGCGGCTGAACAAAAGCATCAACATTCATCCTTTTTAGAATGGATTATTATCGTGTTAATTGGTATTGAGATTGTTTTGTTTCTTGTTCAAGAGTTGAAAAGTTTAGCGAGTTAA
- a CDS encoding MazG nucleotide pyrophosphohydrolase domain-containing protein: protein MKINEIAEKNYLWVEKMGWHNKTTLEALALVASEVGEAINECRHEKPSDAFGEELADIILRVLDISHWQGIDIENEILKKMSKNEIRGTRGRLK from the coding sequence ATGAAGATTAACGAAATAGCAGAGAAGAACTATCTTTGGGTAGAAAAAATGGGTTGGCATAATAAAACAACGCTAGAAGCATTAGCCCTTGTTGCATCAGAAGTCGGTGAGGCTATTAATGAATGTCGGCACGAAAAACCTAGTGATGCCTTTGGCGAAGAGCTTGCCGATATTATCCTAAGAGTACTAGATATTTCCCATTGGCAAGGAATTGATATTGAAAACGAAATTTTAAAAAAAATGAGCAAAAATGAAATCAGAGGCACTAGGGGAAGACTTAAATAA
- a CDS encoding putative bifunctional diguanylate cyclase/phosphodiesterase, producing the protein MVSEQDQNTTALEQFEVNSHDIEMYLDVVFNNHDDPIFVKDDECRLLLVNDAFCQVFNLTRHEIIGKTLAETVPPSERDHFLAIDRLVLDKGEAILSEETLTINGSETRVILTRKNRFIDGKGNYFIVGVINDITKRKLAEEELKLAASVFTHAGEGIMITDAKGSIINVNNTFVTSTGYSAVEAIGQKPNFLQSGIHPAEFYTEILQVLQSKGAWSGEIWNSRKNGEIYAEMLNISSVKDVNGKISNYVALFTDITPMKEHQSQLEHIAHYDVLTNLPNRVLLADRLSQSMLQCSRNMQTLAVVFLDLDGFKLVNDEHGHDVGDELLVEISIRMKAALREGDTLARIGGDEFVAVLTNLTRVEDCEPILDRLLLAASEPVTVSNVVLNVSTSIGVTLYPQDSVDADQLMRHADQAMYVAKESGKNRYHLFDTAQDDAVKIQQESLEAIRSALDNQQFVLYYQPKVNMKTGKVIGVEALIRWQHPCRGLLNPFDFLPIIENNPMSIELGEWVIDTALTQISQWQKMGLDLPVSISVNIAAVQLQQPDFTQRLTTLLAAHPNVKPCYLELEVLETSALDDVNHVSTTMLECIALGVSFALDDFGTGYSSLTYLRRLPANLIKIDQSFVRDMLIDTDDFAIVEGVIALAKSFKREVIAEGVETIEHGKALLQLGCNLAQGYGIAKPMPAHDVPAWVNNWRPDASWQL; encoded by the coding sequence ATGGTGTCTGAACAGGATCAAAATACTACTGCGCTAGAGCAATTCGAAGTAAATTCCCATGATATAGAGATGTATCTCGATGTGGTTTTTAATAATCACGACGATCCTATATTCGTAAAGGATGATGAATGTCGATTGTTACTCGTTAACGATGCTTTTTGCCAGGTTTTTAACTTAACTAGACACGAAATAATTGGAAAAACACTCGCTGAAACAGTACCCCCAAGCGAGCGTGATCATTTTTTAGCAATTGATAGGTTAGTACTGGATAAAGGGGAAGCGATTTTAAGTGAAGAAACCCTGACGATTAATGGCTCAGAAACTAGAGTTATATTAACCAGAAAGAATCGCTTTATAGATGGTAAAGGTAACTATTTTATCGTCGGGGTCATTAATGATATTACCAAACGAAAACTAGCCGAAGAAGAATTAAAACTCGCTGCCAGTGTTTTTACTCATGCTGGTGAAGGCATCATGATAACCGACGCCAAGGGGAGCATTATTAATGTCAATAACACCTTTGTCACTTCAACTGGTTATAGCGCTGTTGAAGCGATTGGACAGAAGCCGAATTTTTTACAATCAGGAATACACCCCGCCGAGTTTTATACCGAGATTTTGCAAGTGCTGCAGAGTAAAGGGGCGTGGTCTGGTGAAATATGGAACAGTCGTAAAAACGGTGAAATTTATGCTGAAATGCTTAATATTAGTTCGGTTAAAGATGTTAATGGTAAAATAAGTAACTATGTTGCGTTATTTACCGACATCACTCCAATGAAAGAACATCAAAGTCAGTTAGAGCATATTGCCCATTATGACGTACTGACTAACTTACCAAATCGGGTGCTACTGGCCGACCGATTATCTCAATCTATGTTGCAGTGTAGCCGTAATATGCAAACACTCGCTGTGGTCTTTTTAGATTTAGACGGCTTTAAACTTGTTAATGATGAGCATGGCCATGATGTGGGGGATGAACTGCTAGTTGAAATTTCCATACGCATGAAAGCGGCACTTCGCGAAGGTGATACTTTAGCTCGTATTGGTGGTGATGAATTTGTTGCGGTATTAACTAACTTAACAAGGGTTGAAGACTGTGAGCCAATATTAGATCGCTTGTTATTAGCCGCATCTGAGCCAGTGACCGTTAGTAACGTCGTGTTAAATGTATCAACCAGTATAGGCGTAACACTTTATCCACAAGACAGCGTTGATGCTGACCAACTTATGCGCCATGCTGACCAAGCCATGTATGTGGCGAAAGAATCAGGTAAAAATCGTTATCATTTATTTGATACTGCGCAAGATGATGCAGTTAAAATACAACAGGAAAGCCTTGAGGCCATTCGCAGTGCACTCGATAACCAGCAATTTGTGCTTTATTATCAGCCTAAGGTTAATATGAAAACAGGCAAAGTGATTGGCGTTGAAGCCCTTATCCGCTGGCAACACCCTTGCAGAGGCTTATTAAATCCCTTCGACTTTTTACCTATTATTGAAAATAATCCGATGAGTATCGAATTGGGCGAATGGGTTATTGATACCGCACTAACACAAATAAGCCAATGGCAAAAAATGGGCCTCGACCTTCCGGTTAGCATTAGCGTAAATATTGCCGCGGTTCAATTACAGCAGCCTGACTTTACTCAGCGATTAACAACTTTACTAGCAGCGCACCCTAATGTTAAACCTTGCTATTTAGAACTAGAAGTATTGGAAACCAGTGCCTTAGATGATGTCAATCATGTTTCAACAACTATGTTGGAGTGTATTGCATTAGGCGTAAGCTTTGCCTTAGATGATTTTGGCACGGGGTATTCCTCCTTAACTTACTTGAGACGGTTACCCGCAAACTTAATTAAGATAGATCAAAGTTTTGTTCGAGATATGCTGATCGATACCGATGATTTTGCCATTGTTGAAGGTGTTATCGCCTTGGCTAAATCATTTAAACGTGAAGTTATTGCTGAAGGTGTTGAAACGATTGAACATGGTAAGGCACTGTTGCAACTAGGCTGTAATTTGGCACAAGGTTATGGCATAGCCAAACCTATGCCAGCGCATGATGTGCCAGCATGGGTCAACAATTGGCGACCAGATGCGAGTTGGCAACTATAA
- a CDS encoding DUF1145 domain-containing protein, producing MLSTIIIMLKMSLTVLWILALLGLLSISPLPTEYQFYLLALAIIVLLVHFIEFFAMKANFKYHSKSEMNFLQTMLWGFGYWLPILKHYQEQAKLIK from the coding sequence ATGCTCAGTACCATTATAATTATGCTTAAAATGTCACTTACCGTTTTATGGATATTAGCCTTGCTAGGTCTGTTATCGATATCACCTTTGCCCACAGAATATCAATTTTATCTGTTAGCCTTAGCTATTATTGTTCTTTTAGTGCACTTTATTGAGTTTTTTGCGATGAAAGCTAATTTTAAATATCACAGTAAGTCAGAAATGAATTTTCTACAGACCATGCTGTGGGGCTTTGGCTATTGGCTACCGATACTTAAACATTATCAAGAGCAAGCAAAGCTAATAAAATAG
- a CDS encoding GMC family oxidoreductase gives MNIKKNIGNEFDYIIVGGGSAGCVLANRLTENGKFTVCLLEAGTDNNSMLVNTPGAFSAFMFLKKFNWSFNAKAKNDIRHGKPLFVPRGKGLGGSSATNAMLYIRGQKQDYDHWAALGNEGWAFSDILPYFKKSETNSLGESEFHGSKGPLQVTSRPVLYDISKRYITASQQAGFKVTDDFNGADQEGVGYYQCTIKEGKRCSAAHAYLLPVMSRPNLSVFTGAQVSKVLLKDKEAYGVEVYIEGTKSILTAKKEVVLSGGSIASPQLLMLSGIGDKNELDQHGIACLHELKGVGKNLREHVDACILVKSKKTDGFTLSVTGLLKMLPDTLKYITSKKGKLANSILEAGGFIKSNDNEDRPDIQLHMLPLLFDDNGRDLKLLSQHGFSCHVCILRPESTGTVSLLSANYQDAPEIDFNFFSDVNGKDKAVLINGMRQLRKILTAPALAEHYDNEMHPGNAFESDEQIFAKTKERLGLVYHPVGTCKMGIDEMAVVDNELKVHGITNLRVIDASIMPTLISGNTNAPTMAIAEKAAEMMLVS, from the coding sequence ATGAATATTAAAAAAAATATCGGCAATGAATTTGACTATATTATTGTTGGCGGAGGCTCCGCAGGTTGTGTGTTAGCGAATCGATTAACTGAGAATGGTAAGTTCACCGTCTGTTTATTAGAAGCCGGTACCGATAACAATAGTATGTTAGTCAATACGCCGGGAGCATTTTCAGCCTTTATGTTTTTGAAAAAATTCAATTGGAGCTTTAATGCTAAAGCTAAAAATGATATTCGTCATGGAAAACCACTTTTTGTGCCGCGTGGCAAAGGCTTAGGCGGCAGTTCAGCGACCAATGCCATGCTTTATATACGTGGACAAAAACAAGACTATGATCATTGGGCAGCACTCGGTAATGAGGGTTGGGCATTTAGTGATATCTTGCCTTATTTTAAAAAGTCGGAAACCAATAGTCTTGGCGAAAGTGAGTTTCATGGTAGTAAAGGACCATTACAGGTTACCTCACGGCCTGTTCTTTATGACATTAGTAAGCGTTATATTACAGCAAGCCAACAGGCTGGTTTTAAAGTGACTGATGACTTCAATGGTGCTGACCAAGAAGGTGTTGGTTATTACCAGTGCACCATAAAAGAAGGTAAACGATGCTCTGCCGCCCATGCGTATTTACTGCCGGTGATGTCTCGGCCTAACCTTAGCGTATTCACTGGTGCACAGGTAAGCAAAGTGCTTCTAAAAGATAAAGAAGCCTATGGTGTTGAGGTTTATATTGAAGGTACAAAAAGTATATTAACGGCTAAAAAAGAAGTGGTGTTAAGTGGTGGTAGTATCGCTTCACCGCAGTTATTAATGTTATCAGGCATTGGTGATAAAAATGAACTCGACCAGCATGGCATAGCGTGTTTGCATGAATTGAAAGGTGTTGGCAAAAACTTACGAGAGCATGTCGACGCCTGCATATTAGTTAAAAGCAAAAAAACAGACGGTTTTACACTGTCAGTTACCGGTTTGCTAAAAATGCTGCCAGATACCCTTAAATATATCACCAGTAAAAAAGGTAAACTTGCTAATAGTATTCTAGAAGCGGGGGGCTTTATTAAATCGAATGACAATGAAGATAGACCTGATATTCAATTACATATGCTGCCTTTGTTATTTGATGATAATGGCAGAGACTTGAAGCTGTTATCACAACATGGCTTTTCATGTCATGTTTGTATTTTGCGTCCAGAAAGTACCGGAACCGTATCGTTATTGTCAGCTAACTATCAAGATGCGCCAGAGATAGATTTTAACTTTTTTTCTGATGTTAATGGTAAGGACAAAGCGGTGCTCATTAATGGTATGCGTCAATTGCGCAAAATATTAACCGCACCGGCATTAGCTGAGCATTATGATAATGAAATGCATCCAGGAAATGCGTTTGAAAGTGATGAACAAATTTTTGCTAAAACCAAAGAACGCTTAGGTTTAGTTTATCATCCGGTGGGTACCTGTAAAATGGGTATCGATGAAATGGCTGTGGTTGATAATGAATTGAAAGTTCACGGTATTACTAATCTCAGGGTTATTGATGCTTCTATTATGCCAACACTTATCAGTGGTAATACAAACGCACCGACCATGGCTATCGCAGAAAAAGCGGCAGAGATGATGTTAGTCAGTTAA